In one window of Camelina sativa cultivar DH55 chromosome 15, Cs, whole genome shotgun sequence DNA:
- the LOC104745404 gene encoding 40S ribosomal protein S5-2 isoform X2 — protein MAAVAEIDAEMQQQLTNEVKLFNRWTYDDVQVTDISLVDYIGVQAAKHATFVPHTAGRYSVKRFRKAQCPIVERLTNSLMMHGRNNGKKLMAVRIVKHAMEIIHLLQDQNPIQVIIDAIVNSGPREDATRIGSAGVVRRQAVDISPLRRVNQAIFLITTGAREAAFRNIKTIAECLADELINAAKGSSNSYAIKKKDEIERVAKANR, from the exons ATGGCCGCCGTAGCAGAAATTGACGCTGAGATGCAGCAACAGCTCACCAACGAGGTCAAGCTTTTCAACCGCTGGACCTATGACGACGTTCAG GTCACAGACATCAGTCTTGTTGACTACATTGGAGTTCAGGCAGCTAAACATGCAACCTTTGTCCCCCACACAGCTGGAAGATACTCTGTGAAGAGATTCAGGAAGGCTCAATGCCCCATTGTTGAGAGGCTCACTAACTCTCTTATGATGCACGGAAGGAACAATGGTAAGAAGTTGATGGCAGTTAGGATCGTCAAGCACGCCATGGAGATTATCCACCTCTTGCAAGACCAGAACCCGATTCAGGTCATCATTGACGCCATCGTCAACAG TGGTCCACGTGAAGATGCTACCAGAATTGGATCTGCTGGTGTTGTTAGGAGACAAGCTGTTGATATCTCTCCTCTAAGACGTGTTAACCAGGCTATCTTCTTGATTACCACCGGTGCTCGTGAAGCTGCTTTCAGGAACATCAAGACTATTGCTGAGTGCCTTGCTGATGAATTGATCAACGCAGCCAAGGGCTCTTCCAACAG
- the LOC104745405 gene encoding homogentisate solanesyltransferase, chloroplastic, producing the protein MELSISQSPRVRFSSLAPRFSAASSNHHRPSMHLAGKFISLPQDVRFTSLSSSRMRSKFVSTNYRKISIRACSEVGAAGSDPVLDRISRFQNACWRFLRPHTIRGTALGSTALVARALIENTHLIKWSLVLKALSGLLALICGNGYIVGINQIYDIGIDKVNKPYLPIAAGDLSVQSAWLLVVFFAIAGLLVVGFNFGPFITSLYCLGLFLGTIYSVPPLRMKRFPIAAFLIIATVRGFLLNFGVYHATRAALGLPFQWSAPVAFITSFVTLFALVIAITKDLPDVEGDRKFQISTLATKLGVRNIAFLGSGLLLVNYVSAISLAVYMPQVFRSSLMIPAHMILASGLIFQTWVLEKANYTKEAISEYYRFIWNLFYAEYLLFPFL; encoded by the exons ATGGAACTCTCGATCTCGCAATCACCGCGTGTCCGGTTCTCGTCTCTGGCGCCTCGTTTCTCAGCAGCTTCTTCTAATCACCATCGCCCTTCAATGCATTTAGCTGGGAAGTTCATAAGCCTCCCTCAAGATGTTCGCTTCACAAGCTTATCATCTTCGAGAATGCGGTCCAAATTTGTTTCAACTAATTATAGAAAAATCTCGATCCGG GCATGCTCTGAGGTTGGTGCTGCTGGGTCTGATCCAGTGCTGGATAGAATTTCCCGGTTCCAAAATGCTTGCTGGAGATTTCTTAGGCCTCATACGATCCGCGGAACAGCTTTAGGATCCAC TGCCTTGGTGGCAAGAGCTTTGATAGAGAACACTCATCTGATCAAATGGAGTCTTGTACTTAAGGCACTTTCAGGTCTTCTTGCTCTTATATGTGGTAATGGGTATATAGTCGGCATCAATCAGATCTACGACATTGGAATCGACAA AGTGAACAAACCATACTTGCCAATAGCAGCAGGAGATCTATCAGTGCAGTCTGCCTGGTTGTTGGTGGTATTTTTTGCGATAGCAGGGCTTTTAGTCGTCGGATTTAACTTTGGGCCATTTATTACATCCCTGTACTGTCTTGGCCTTTTTCTGGGAACCATCTATTCTGTTCCACCATTGAGAATGAAAAGATTCCCTATTGCAGCATTTCTTATTATTGCAACG GTGCGAGGATTCCTTCTAAATTTTGGTGTTTACCATGCTACAAGAGCTGCTCTTGGACTTCCGTTTCAATGGAG TGCACCTGTGGCTTTCATCACATCTTTTGTGACACTGTTTGCGCTGGTCATTGCTATTACAAAAGATCTTCCTGATGTTGAAGGAGATCGCAA GTTCCAAATATCAACCCTGGCAACAAAACTTGGAGTGAGAAATATTGCATTCCTCGGTTCTGGACTTCTGCTAGTTAACTATGTTTCTGCCATATCACTAGCTGTCTACATGCCTCAG GTTTTCAGAAGTAGCCTGATGATCCCTGCACACATGATCTTGGCTTCAGGCTTAATTTTCCAG ACATGGGTACTAGAAAAAGCTAACTACACTAAG GAAGCTATCTCAGAATATTATCGGTTTATATGGAATCTCTTCTATGCAGAGTATCTGTTATTCCCCTTCCTCTAG